In Colletotrichum higginsianum IMI 349063 chromosome 3, whole genome shotgun sequence, a genomic segment contains:
- a CDS encoding Amidohydrolase, which yields MVSLTLSLGLLAALDLVSAVTPSSILFTDGTIIAFDQEANDLNVIRNGSVLVQQDRITGIWSSGEAPSVSIPPNTTVVDAAGKIIAPGFVDTHRHGWQTLFKTMFSNITLIEYFLHFGEAASAGRVDAEQVYIGQLAGLYESLNAGTTTSLDHAHHTWSDETSWAGLNASIDSGARVFWSYAFHEVANYTIAQQLVNFRDIVNASPQADTAVELGIAFDSFDNGSVDQETITSVIDLAKEANISVLTTHSGGGVYGNDNSPTTLQSLNILNTSIPVVFSHGSYVTLKDTLLLRSTNQFLSITPESEMGFGLGRPTSSMAMDQAALGVDTHAFSSSDLVTQARMFLQTTRSAVTDELFRKWQAPGSNPMSVTQAFLLATRNGGLALHRPDLGVLSVGAKADIVVWDGTSPSLLGWVDPVAAIIMHSNVGDVEHVLVDGKFVKRDRKLVVGDYSSVKARFLEASNRIQEDWKQIPRPQLGDLTQAGARIVDLEQVDVTPGDGNGYGQLHV from the exons ATGGTCTCACTCACTTTGTCACTTGGCCTTCTTGCGGCGCTGGATTTGGTATCCGCCGTTACCCCATCCTCAATTTTGTTTACTGACGGCACCATCATCGCTTTCGACCAAGAAGCAAACGACTTGAACGTCATCCGCAATGGAAGCGTTCTCGTTCAGCAAGACCGTATAACCGGGATCTGGTCGAGTGGGGAAGCTCCTTCGGTGTCGATCCCTCCCAACACCACGGTCGTCGATGCGGCAGGCAAGATCATCGCCCCCGGTTTTGTCGATACGCACCGTCACGGCTGGCAGACCCTGTTCAAGACCATGttctccaacatcaccctTATCGAATATTTTCTCCATTTCGGAGAGGCGGCTTCAGCCGGACGCGTTGATGCTGAGCAGGTTTACATTGGCCAGCTTGCTGGCCTTTACGAGTCACTGAACGCGGGTACCACCACCTCGCTCGACCACGCCCATCACACCTGGTCGGATGAGACGTCCTGGGCTGGCCTGAATGCCAGTATTGACAGCGGCGCACGCGTGTTTTGGTCGTACGCCTTCCATGAGGTCGCCAACTACACCATCGCGCAACAGCTCGTTAACTTCCGGGATATTGTGAATGCTTCGCCACAGGCGGATACAGCTGTCGAACTGGGTATCGCTTTTGATAGCTTCGACAACGGCTCTGTGGACCAGGAAACGATTACCTCGGTCATTGACTTGGCGAA GGAAGCCAATATCTCTGTTCTCACAACCCACAGTGGAGGAGGCGTGTATGGAA ACGACAATTCTCCCACCACTTTGCAATCTCTGAACATACTCAACACAAGCATCCCCGTCGTGTTTTCGCACGGGTCATACGTCACTTTGAAAGACACGCTGCTTTTGCGGAGCACGAATCAGTTCCTCTCCATCACGCCCGAGTCGGAGATGGGCTTCGGTCTCGGACGCCCGACCAGCAGCATGGCCATGGACCAGgctgccctcggcgtcgacacgCACGCCTTTTCGTCAAGCGATCTAGTCACCCAAGCTCGCATGTTCCTCCAGACAACGCGCTCCGCTGTCACCGACGAGCTCTTCCGGAAGTGGCAGGCTCCCGGCTCGAACCCCATGAGCGTCACCCAGGCTttcctcctcgccacccGCAACGGGGGTCTCGCACTTCATCGTCCGGACCTCGGTGTTCTCAGTGTCGGTGCCAAGGCTGACATCGTGGTATGGGACGGCACCAGCCCCAGCTTGCTAGGCTGGGTTGACCCGGTGGCGGCGATCATTATGCACTCCaacgtcggcgatgtggaGCATGTTCTTGTTGACGGCAAGTTCGTGAAGCGGGATCGCAAGCTGGTCGTCGGGGACTATAGCAGCGTCAAGGCCCGATTTCTGGAGGCTTCGAACCGTATCCAGGAGGACTGGAAGCAGATTCCCCGCCCTCAGCTCGGGGACCTCACTCAAGCCGGTGCCCGAATCGTTGATCTCGAGCAGGTGGATGTCACGCCCGGAGATGGCAACGGTTATGGTCAGCTGCATGTTTAA